The genomic stretch TGATGTTCCACAGACCAGTCAGATAAAGGGCTCCACTGTTTCTGAGCACGACTCCTCACACTGGGTGCTGGCTGGCTGATAAGTGCCAAGTAAGGAgcaatgagggcttccctggtgtctcagtggtaaagaatctgcatgcaatgcaggagccacaggagattcaggttcgatccttggatcaggaacatcccctgaagtaggaaatggcaatccacttcagtaatcttggctggagaatatcatggacagaggagcctggcaggttacattccagtccatggggtctcaaagagttggacatgactgaagcaacttagcagcagcagcagcagcagcaaggagcaaTGAAGAGGGATTCCCTTGTCCctcaaaaaaatcagaaagctCTAAGCAGAATGGGCTGACTCTTGCAGAGAGATTGGGAagtagacagaaaaataaatatcttctaaatatatatatatatatacatatatataaagagtaAACCTCCCATCATCTTAAAAACAGCAACACATAAGCACAGTCAACATGTCAGATACCACATGAAGCGTTTTGTCAGTGTCATCTAACTGAATCCTCAAAACCCACCTAAGGAAACTGAAGATTCAACTATGACAATGAACAGATGCATTCTAACCTAATACCTAGATTCAAATCCTAGTTAACCAGACCCAAGTTGTTTAGAGGTGTtactttatttctcattttaatacatttacctttgaataaaattatcttaaagCATTTATTCTGCCTTCAAAACCCACCCTAAATCTCTCCACTTTTCTCCATTTCACAGCCACCATCTAAGTCAGAGAGAAATCCAGATCTTATAGGGTCCAAGGCTTATCCAATGTGCGAGGCCATATTTAAAGAAAAGGCATACAAAGCTATGAATACAAAATCATAGGGAAAATAAACATGTGTTTAGAATGAGCACAGAAATCACACgtgaagctgtggtacatatacacaatggaatattagtcagctattaaaaagaacgcatttgaatcagttctaatgagatggatggaactggagcctattatagagagtgaagtaagtcagaaagaaaaacaccaatacaggatattaacacatatatatggaatttagaaagatggtaatgatgaccctatatgctagacagcaaaagagacacagatgtaaagaacagacttttggacttgggagaaggccagggtgggatgatttgagagaatagcattgaaacatatatattaccatatgtgaaatagatcgccaatCCAAGTTCAATACATGAATCAGGGGACTCAAAGCCAGTACACTGGGACAATctgagggatgggaaggggaggtaggtggtgggggaggttcaagatggaagacacatgtacacccatggctgattaacatcaatatatggcaaaaccactacaatattgtaaagtaattagcctccaattaaaataaacaagttttttaaaaaatcacacatgaaataaattttaatattgaaaaacaCTACAAACTttataaaactcagaaaaatgaTGTACTGCTTTTACTGGTATGTTCACACACTTGCCTAATTTTCCATGTTTTTAGCTCCATACTCTCTGATCACCTCTTCACATGAAAACAATTTTTGGAATATTTCTTCATAAAGACAGTGGATAATCTAGCTTTTCCTCTAGCGAGTAGAggatcattcagatcagatcagtcgctcagtcgtgtccgactctctgcgaccccatgaatcgcagcacaccaggcctccctgtccatcaccaactcctggagttcactcagactcacgtccatcaagtcagtgatgccatccagccatctcatcctctgttgtccccttctcctcctgcccccaatccctcccagcatcagagtcttttccaatgagtcaactcttcgcatgaggtggccaaagtactggagtttcaactgtagcatcattcctttcaaagaaatcccagggctgatctccttcagaatggactggttggatctccttgcagtccaagggactctcaagagtcttctccaacgccacagttcaaaagcatcaattcattttTTGGGCGGAAGCGGCTGTGAAGCCTAAGAGCAGAAACATGGGGGTGAAGCTTGAGGTGTTTCGGATGACCATCTACCTCACCTTCCCTGTGGCTATGTTCTGGATTGCCAATCAGGCCGAGTGGTTTGAGGACTATGTCACACAGCGCAAGAGGGAGCTGTGGCCCCCTGAGAAGGAGGACCAGCGCGGGGAGCTAGAAGAATTCGAAGAGAGGATACGGAAGCAGCGGGAGGAGAAACTCCTTCGTGCTGCCCAGCAGAGCCCCTGAGGTCTCTCTGTGCCGGAATTCCAGCCTGCCCCGAAGAATAACACACACACggttctttgttttaaaaaaaaacaaaaacaaaagcatcaattctccggtgctcagccttcttcacagtccaactctcacatccgtacatgaccacaggaaaaaccatagccttgactagacggacctttgttggcaaagtaatgtctctgcttttgaatatgctatctaggttggtcataactttccttccaaggagtaagcgccttttaatttcatggctgcagtcaccatctgtagtgattttggagcccagaaaaataaagtctgacactgtttccactgtttccccatctatttcccatgaagtgatgggaccattaCTGAGAGcttaaaatttctatttcagCATTACCACACTTTATTGCAGTGCTCCATAAATAAGGTCTCggtcaaatttggaaaaatcactttctactttcttctGTAGGTGAGGTATAAGATTTCAGAGCATTTCAAGTTTTTCTATGTAGATGACTAATCTTAAATACGCTTTGAATCAGCAAAACTCACTGAACAGTctgctgttgatttttttttcttttttaatttttattggagtatagttgacttacaatgtcacattagtttcaggtgtacagcaaagagaatcgattatacataaacatatgtcaattcttttttcagattcttttccatataagccaccctgtgctttacagcaggTTACTagtggttatccattttatatatagtaatgtgtatgttGCTGATGCTCTAACTGAGAATGGTGGAATGGTGTAGTATGAGTTTTATATATCTTCGCCTTGTCAAAACagcaagaaatttaaatattttcctaatatgTCATATGACTCATTCATCTCAGTTAGGTTATCAAACAATCAACAAACTCTCAATTCCACTCATAATATGTCTCcttaataaattaatgaaatttgaaaatatgagGGTTATACAGTTCACTCCCAGATGTCATAAAAATTTCTAGTGAATTTACAGTTAATCTTTATCACTTTGATTTCATGTCTCATtagtttttaatctgtatttctttaGCTCTCCAATAAGTGTAAAGATTATGAAAGAAGTAGGCTTCATTTGTGTGATGCAACCACTGCAAAACACCTTTCCAAACTCTAGTTAAAATGACATAAGCCCAACTCAACTTCTCCCTGACAGACCCTAAAAATGCACACCATCACACCTCTATCACCCCACCCAAGTGGAAACACGGTGAAAGGAGTGGAAAGAAACAGCTGTCTTAACAGTTAACAGGCAAAATATGCTATTTCTGCAAGTATCACAAATACATAAGGACATCATGAATACATTGTGCAGGTTCTTACCCAGCTGAAAAGGGGCTCCTATGAGCAAGGGGCCCTGAAGCGAAAGCTTCACTAGCTTCAGGGTGAGCCCACCCCAGGCCACCACCACCTCTCACCCAGGCAACTTTAGTAACTTTCTGACACCCTGTCCTCCTAGAATCTATTTCCACGTGGCAACCTACGAAACTTTCAGAAATAGAGATGAATTCATGTCACTCTCTTGTTTAAAACCTTTCAGAGGCTTCCCATTGCATTTATGATAAAGGCCAAACACCTCATCCCCAACTACTTGTCCTACGACCTAGATACTGTCCAGCTCAGACTCAACCCATACCTCCCCCCACCATTACTCACACGCTATCGTTACCCTGGCCTTGTTCCCACAGTTAACTGCCTCACAGTCCCAGTGGAAATTATGCAATGGTGTTTCATAAACTCAAAGCACTATATCCATGTCAACTATTCCTACCAGTAGAGTCAGGGGTAGAACGCATGTGATTAGGATGGTTGAGGAAGAAAATTTGTAGATTTTGATTCTCGCCAAAGCTATTCCTGCTCTTATCTTTCTTACTCCTATAAACACTGTTCTGAGCCTCCACAAGTGGAACTGCTATGAATACAGATCCAAGTTTTACAGCCACATAGAGAGTCACCATATGTGTGCATATGGTCCACACGCATACATACAATATGTATAAGCACATGGCAGGGGTATTTAGCTATACTAGCTTGCCTACATTACAGATATTTTATCAAATTACAGTCTACATTTAGAAACCTAGCTAGTAATTAAAATACAACGTATGGCACAGTGTTGCTTAAATTAAAATGGCAATGGAAAGTTTTAAGATTTTAGTCAGTGATTTCTAACAAGCCTCCTTTATCAGAGAGAGTCACTGTTTCTCAACATTATCTAGCAGTAATGTGGCTGCTCTCTTCAGGTCAGAGATGAAAAGACTGAGGAATAAAGAGCTGATTCAGGTCATGTGTAATCAATAGAGcgaccacacacacaaaaaaaggtcttGTTATTCCAGGTTCTAAGTGTGTTTGCTCCCTCACCACACTGGATTTATTTCCTGGAGACAGCAACATCAAGCATTTTTCAGCGACATGAAACAACTCAAAGACACACAGGAAAATTTAGTGACCAGATGAATATAAAGAGAACTGATaagaagaagagggggaaaaaatggcagaagaccACACAGACAGGAGATCATTATAGCTGTTCTGTTATCTGCCCGAAGATGAaggctggtgggggtgggtcACAGGATGCAACCGACATGAAGTTTGAAAACATCTAAAACATCTTTCATTTCATATATCATATGTAACAGGCTTATCACTTTTCAAATGTGGTGTCTACAACATCAAACCACTTTGCATTGTCTGATGATTATTTCTTTAGATGATTCACCACTTTTACAGCACTGTTCTGGTTTGCCCAAActggtttctctctctcagttttgAGGCTCATCTCAAACTTAATATTCAAGTATTTCCACAGTCTCATCCAAAATTGGGTGCTGCCTGACTCACACTTCCCCTATGTACGTAAGTTCAGTAAGTTTCATTATGGTCCCTTTTCATAGGTCATGACCATCCTGTCTTTCTCCTACTGTTCATATGTCCACTGAAACACCCTTCTACTACCTGTTAATTCAAAGTCTGCTCATCTTCCAAGACATACCCAAGTCCTTTTCTT from Bos mutus isolate GX-2022 chromosome 14, NWIPB_WYAK_1.1, whole genome shotgun sequence encodes the following:
- the LOC102283396 gene encoding protein PET100 homolog, mitochondrial, with amino-acid sequence MGVKLEVFRMTIYLTFPVAMFWIANQAEWFEDYVTQRKRELWPPEKEDQRGELEEFEERIRKQREEKLLRAAQQSP